The Lewinellaceae bacterium genome has a segment encoding these proteins:
- a CDS encoding M48 family metalloprotease codes for MKIRKSFMWSLLAVGLSLSGCSTLQKGGGGGLNLFTPDQDMELGSEVSKQIASDPKQFPILAEQGNEEVYRYVRKITSNILNSGQVQYKDKFVWEVKIIKDDATLNAFCTPGGYIYVYTGLIKYLDSEDQLAGVLAHEIAHADLRHSTRQMTQTYGITALVSIVTGQSDPGLIEQIALGLVSLKFSRAHETEADLNSVKYLCGTGYRADGAAGFFKKIEGEKTPPEFLSTHPNPANRVENIEAKAKEMGCKGTNTYQTEYTRIKQKL; via the coding sequence ATGAAAATCAGAAAATCATTTATGTGGAGCCTTTTGGCTGTTGGCTTATCCCTTTCAGGTTGTAGCACCCTGCAAAAAGGCGGTGGTGGCGGCCTCAATTTGTTTACCCCGGACCAGGATATGGAGTTAGGCAGCGAAGTGTCCAAGCAGATCGCGAGTGATCCGAAACAATTTCCCATCCTGGCGGAGCAGGGGAATGAAGAGGTGTATCGTTACGTTCGCAAAATAACCAGTAACATCCTCAATTCAGGGCAGGTGCAATACAAGGATAAATTCGTATGGGAGGTAAAGATCATCAAGGATGACGCCACGCTCAATGCATTTTGTACCCCCGGTGGATACATTTACGTTTACACCGGACTGATCAAATACCTGGATTCCGAGGACCAGTTGGCAGGGGTGTTGGCTCATGAGATCGCCCACGCAGACTTGCGCCATTCCACAAGACAAATGACGCAGACTTACGGCATTACCGCTCTCGTCTCTATTGTTACCGGACAATCAGACCCCGGCCTGATCGAGCAAATTGCCCTGGGACTGGTTTCCCTGAAATTCAGCCGTGCCCATGAAACGGAAGCAGACCTTAATTCCGTAAAATACTTATGTGGAACCGGATACCGGGCTGACGGAGCGGCAGGATTTTTTAAAAAAATAGAAGGAGAGAAAACCCCTCCGGAATTTTTGAGTACCCACCCTAATCCGGCCAACCGGGTAGAAAACATTGAAGCCAAAGCTAAGGAAATGGGTTGTAAAGGAACCAATACCTACCAAACGGAGTACACCCGGATTAAACAAAAACTGTAA
- the hutH gene encoding histidine ammonia-lyase: MKKTHIIHSDYLELDNIREILKKDLQLGISDDIKKQIHHCRTYLEQKLATSAELFYGINTGFGSLCNIRISNDERLHLQENLVRSHACGTGDEVPEEVVRIMLLLKIKNLSLGYSGVRLELVERLVTFFNEGILPVVYQLGSLGASGDLAPLAHLSLPLIGEGEVRYKGQRRPAGEVLAELGIEPLVLEAKEGLALLNGTQFSTSYACWCLMQAEDLLRLANLTAAVSIDGFDCGLSPFDERLHKIRPHKGQVNVAQRILELLEGSEIAQNEKTNVQDPYAFRCVPQVHGASWDAILHTLSVVETEINSVTDNPNIFPDDDVILSGGNFHAQPIALVLDYLAIAMAELGSISERRVYQLISGQRGLPPFLTQKPGLNSGMMILQYTAASIVSQNKQLCTPASVDSIVSCNGQEDHVSMAANAGTKLYRVIENLERLLSIEFLVAMQALEYRPLSSSELIEKIASEFRQVVPKLEKDRILSKDIQITIEYLRTLSLL; the protein is encoded by the coding sequence ATGAAAAAAACGCATATTATCCATTCAGATTATCTGGAACTTGATAACATTCGCGAAATCCTGAAAAAAGACCTTCAATTAGGCATTTCGGACGATATTAAAAAGCAAATCCACCATTGTCGTACTTATCTCGAACAGAAACTAGCTACCTCAGCAGAACTTTTTTACGGGATCAATACCGGTTTTGGTTCTTTGTGTAACATTCGCATTTCCAATGATGAGCGGTTGCACCTTCAGGAAAATCTCGTTCGTTCCCATGCCTGTGGTACGGGGGACGAAGTACCGGAAGAAGTGGTTCGGATCATGTTATTGTTAAAAATTAAAAATCTTTCCCTCGGGTATTCGGGCGTCAGGCTCGAACTGGTGGAAAGGCTGGTCACCTTTTTTAATGAGGGTATTCTTCCGGTGGTTTACCAGTTGGGATCCCTTGGTGCTTCGGGAGACCTGGCTCCATTGGCGCATTTGAGTTTGCCATTGATCGGCGAGGGAGAGGTTCGCTACAAAGGACAGCGGCGCCCCGCCGGCGAAGTGCTTGCGGAACTGGGCATTGAACCGCTGGTCCTGGAGGCCAAAGAAGGATTGGCGCTGCTCAACGGCACCCAGTTTTCCACGAGTTACGCCTGCTGGTGCCTGATGCAGGCAGAAGACTTGCTGCGACTGGCCAATTTGACCGCTGCTGTCTCCATTGATGGTTTTGATTGTGGGCTCAGTCCGTTTGACGAGCGGCTCCATAAAATCAGACCCCACAAAGGCCAGGTCAATGTTGCCCAAAGAATCCTTGAATTACTGGAAGGAAGCGAAATCGCACAAAATGAAAAAACAAATGTCCAGGATCCTTATGCTTTCCGCTGTGTGCCCCAGGTACACGGGGCAAGCTGGGACGCCATCCTCCATACCCTTTCTGTGGTGGAAACGGAAATTAATTCTGTGACGGATAATCCGAATATTTTTCCGGATGATGATGTGATCCTGTCAGGCGGTAATTTTCATGCACAGCCTATTGCGCTGGTGTTGGATTACCTCGCCATAGCCATGGCTGAACTGGGCAGTATTTCCGAGCGGCGGGTGTATCAACTGATTTCCGGGCAACGCGGGCTCCCTCCTTTTTTGACCCAAAAACCCGGCCTGAATTCAGGCATGATGATCCTTCAGTACACGGCAGCTTCTATTGTCAGCCAAAATAAACAATTGTGTACCCCTGCTTCGGTTGATTCCATCGTTTCCTGTAATGGTCAGGAAGATCACGTGAGCATGGCTGCCAATGCCGGTACAAAACTGTACCGGGTGATAGAAAACCTGGAACGGTTGCTGTCCATAGAATTTTTGGTGGCCATGCAGGCACTGGAGTACAGGCCATTGAGTTCATCGGAGTTGATCGAGAAAATTGCTTCAGAATTCAGACAGGTGGTGCCTAAGTTGGAAAAAGACCGGATACTTAGCAAGGATATCCAAATAACAATTGAGTATCTTCGTACGTTATCTCTACTTTAA
- a CDS encoding type IIA DNA topoisomerase subunit B has protein sequence MSNVTYNEDNIRSLDWKEHIRMRPGMYIGKLGDGSAPDDGIYVLLKEVIDNSIDEYVMGYGKTIDVTIQDGSVEIRDYGRGIPLGKVIDCVSKINTGGKYDSKAFKKSVGLNGVGTKAVNALSDYFRVQAVREGKGKVAEFEQGELKKDHKVVKMEEGNGTLISFRPDLGIFKKYKFRLDYVENQLWNYAYLNAGLKINLNGKILVSKNGLLDLLDRKTTSEHLRYPIIHLIGEDIEVAMTHGNHYGEQYYSFVNGQNTTQGGTHLNAFREAVVETIQKHYNKNYHRKDILSSIMAAISIRVEEPVFESQTKTKLGSADVGPDGPTIRTFIGHFIKEKLDNFLHRNAEVRAAVEKRIVQSQRERQEIAGIKKLANTRAKKANLHNKKLRDCRIHFNDGTKKTDEEKRLGSTIFITEGDSASGSITKARDVQTQAVFSLRGKPLNCYSLTKKVVYENEEFNLLQHALDIEDSIDDLRYNRVVIATDADVDGMHIRLLLLTFFLQFFPELVRNGHLYILETPLFRVRDKKETFYCYSEQERLDAVEKLRGKAEITRFKGLGEISPNEFGDFIGENIRLEPVVMNEETDIDAILSYYMGKNTPARQEFIIENLRFELDEIVDNALIENEADIKEPEVSEITEA, from the coding sequence ATGTCTAATGTAACTTATAACGAGGATAATATCCGCTCACTGGACTGGAAGGAACACATCCGGATGCGTCCGGGCATGTACATCGGGAAACTCGGTGACGGATCAGCGCCCGATGACGGGATTTACGTATTGCTGAAAGAGGTGATCGACAACTCCATTGACGAATACGTCATGGGATACGGGAAAACCATTGATGTGACCATCCAGGACGGCTCAGTGGAGATTCGCGATTACGGTCGGGGTATCCCGCTGGGCAAGGTGATCGATTGTGTGTCCAAGATCAATACCGGGGGGAAATACGACAGTAAGGCGTTCAAAAAATCTGTGGGGTTGAACGGCGTGGGCACCAAGGCGGTGAATGCATTGTCGGATTACTTTAGGGTGCAGGCAGTGCGCGAGGGGAAAGGGAAAGTCGCTGAGTTTGAACAGGGCGAACTGAAAAAGGATCACAAGGTGGTCAAGATGGAGGAAGGCAACGGAACCCTGATTTCTTTCAGACCCGACCTGGGTATTTTTAAAAAATACAAATTCCGCCTCGACTATGTAGAAAATCAGTTGTGGAACTATGCCTACCTCAATGCCGGGCTGAAGATCAACCTGAACGGCAAAATTTTGGTTTCCAAGAATGGGCTCCTGGATTTGCTCGACCGCAAAACGACCAGTGAACACCTGCGCTACCCCATTATCCACCTGATAGGAGAGGATATCGAAGTGGCGATGACCCATGGCAATCATTACGGGGAGCAATATTATTCTTTTGTGAATGGTCAGAATACCACACAGGGCGGCACCCACCTCAATGCCTTCAGGGAAGCGGTGGTGGAAACCATCCAAAAACATTACAATAAAAATTATCACCGAAAAGATATTCTTTCTTCCATCATGGCGGCCATCAGTATCCGGGTGGAGGAACCGGTTTTTGAATCCCAGACCAAAACAAAATTGGGATCAGCAGATGTAGGACCCGACGGGCCTACGATCAGGACTTTCATCGGGCATTTCATCAAAGAAAAGCTCGATAATTTTCTCCACCGCAATGCGGAAGTGAGGGCCGCCGTTGAAAAACGTATCGTGCAATCACAACGCGAGCGCCAGGAAATTGCCGGCATTAAAAAACTGGCGAATACAAGGGCCAAAAAAGCCAATCTTCACAACAAAAAATTGCGTGATTGTCGCATCCATTTTAATGATGGAACGAAAAAAACCGATGAAGAAAAAAGATTGGGGTCCACCATTTTTATAACAGAAGGGGATTCTGCCAGCGGTTCGATTACCAAGGCCCGCGATGTGCAGACCCAGGCAGTATTCAGCCTTCGGGGAAAGCCTTTGAATTGTTACAGCCTGACCAAAAAGGTCGTTTACGAAAATGAGGAGTTCAATTTGTTGCAGCACGCCCTGGATATTGAAGACAGTATCGATGACCTTCGCTACAACCGGGTGGTTATCGCCACGGATGCCGATGTGGATGGTATGCATATTCGATTGTTGTTACTTACCTTTTTCCTGCAGTTTTTCCCGGAACTCGTCAGGAACGGTCATTTGTATATCCTGGAAACTCCTTTGTTCCGGGTGCGCGACAAAAAGGAAACCTTTTATTGTTATTCTGAACAGGAAAGGCTGGATGCCGTTGAAAAACTTCGGGGCAAGGCGGAGATTACCCGATTTAAGGGGTTGGGGGAAATATCGCCAAATGAATTTGGAGATTTTATTGGAGAAAACATTCGGCTGGAACCGGTGGTGATGAATGAAGAAACGGATATTGATGCCATTCTGAGTTATTATATGGGCAAAAATACGCCTGCACGACAAGAATTTATTATTGAAAACCTGAGGTTTGAGCTGGACGAGATAGTAGATAATGCCCTGATAGAAAATGAAGCGGACATAAAGGAGCCTGAGGTATCGGAAATAACGGAAGCGTAG
- a CDS encoding OmpH family outer membrane protein, protein MKRILKATLIVALLFTVSFSAQAQKFGFVNSAEILAEMPEVKQADANLEALQKQLQKKGQGMVEKLQQDYLAIQQKVEQGLLSPQQQQEEGKKLEARQQDIAKFEQDMVSQLETKRNDLLKPIYDKVNDAISAVAKENGYQMIFEQGVLLYSEPAQDITAKVKAKL, encoded by the coding sequence ATGAAGAGAATTTTGAAAGCAACTTTGATCGTTGCCCTTTTATTTACCGTTTCTTTTAGTGCTCAGGCACAAAAATTCGGTTTTGTTAACTCAGCAGAAATTCTTGCTGAAATGCCGGAAGTAAAACAGGCTGATGCCAACCTGGAAGCCCTGCAAAAGCAGCTCCAGAAAAAAGGCCAGGGAATGGTGGAAAAACTGCAGCAGGACTACCTTGCCATTCAACAAAAAGTAGAGCAGGGATTACTCTCTCCTCAACAACAGCAGGAGGAAGGCAAAAAACTGGAAGCAAGACAGCAGGATATCGCCAAGTTCGAGCAGGATATGGTGTCCCAGCTTGAAACCAAACGTAATGATTTATTGAAACCGATTTACGATAAAGTAAACGATGCCATTTCTGCTGTAGCTAAGGAAAACGGTTACCAGATGATCTTTGAACAAGGCGTATTGCTTTATTCTGAGCCTGCTCAGGATATCACTGCAAAGGTGAAAGCCAAGCTGTAA
- the lon gene encoding endopeptidase La, protein MFEDILDMQGFDEEVDFLPLITLEEDDVDKDEDIPPVLPILALKNTVLFPGIVIPITVGRDRSIQAINKAYEEGRVIAVLSQRDTHIEEPDIEDLYNVGTIARIVKLLRMPDGTITAILQGRKRFALDELVSETPYMKGKITMLDYIQPSNKLEFEALISTIMDQAKQIIELSPNIPSEAVVMLKNINNPSFLLNFIASNSTAKPAIKQQILETDSLHQKANTVLLQLKTELQLLELKDKIESKVRGDIEKQQRDYFLNQQLKTIQDELGQNPHEEDIQKLEARAEKTKWPAYVAKTFEKEIGRLRRMNPQVAEYSIQLSYLELMLDLPWEKYTKDNFNLNKVREVLDKDHFGLEKVKDRIIEHLAVLKLKGDMKAPILCLVGPPGVGKTSLGRSIARALNRKFIRMSLGGLHDESEIRGHRKTYIGAMPGRIIQSMKKAESANPVFILDEIDKVGKDFRGDPSSALLEVLDPEQNTTFHDNYLELEYDLSKVLFVATANTLNTIQPALLDRMEIIEISGYSQEEKVQIAKRHLIPKQRAEHGLDGKHVKIKDNVIAKIIQLYTRESGVRALDRQLAGVMRHVAKKVAMDEPYNVNITVADLPEMLGPTRFSKDMYQEVYVPGVAVGLAWTSVGGDILFIEASRNKGKGKLTLTGNLGDVMKESVTTALSFIRAHSDQLGINSDLFEANDIHLHVPEGAIPKDGPSAGITMLTALTSVFTGKRVRPFIAMTGEITLRGKVLPVGGIKEKMLAAKRAGMKEIILCKENEKHVQEINPDYIKGMTFHYVTKMTEVLDLALEQ, encoded by the coding sequence ATGTTTGAAGATATATTAGATATGCAAGGATTCGATGAGGAAGTAGATTTTTTGCCATTGATCACGCTGGAAGAAGATGATGTTGATAAGGATGAAGATATTCCTCCTGTATTACCTATTCTCGCGCTGAAGAATACGGTACTTTTTCCGGGGATTGTCATTCCCATTACCGTAGGCAGGGACCGGTCCATCCAGGCCATCAATAAAGCTTATGAGGAAGGAAGGGTCATTGCAGTACTTTCCCAAAGGGATACCCACATAGAGGAACCAGATATTGAGGACCTTTATAATGTGGGGACCATTGCCCGGATTGTAAAACTGCTGCGCATGCCCGACGGTACCATTACCGCCATTCTCCAGGGGCGCAAACGATTTGCATTAGATGAATTGGTGAGCGAAACGCCTTACATGAAAGGCAAGATCACGATGTTGGATTACATCCAGCCTTCCAATAAACTTGAATTTGAAGCACTGATTTCTACTATCATGGATCAGGCAAAACAAATTATCGAGTTGTCGCCCAATATTCCTTCGGAAGCGGTAGTAATGTTGAAAAACATCAACAACCCCAGCTTTTTACTCAACTTCATCGCTTCCAATTCTACTGCAAAACCTGCCATCAAACAGCAGATACTCGAAACGGACAGTCTGCATCAAAAAGCCAACACCGTATTGCTGCAGCTCAAAACGGAACTTCAGCTACTGGAATTGAAGGATAAGATCGAGTCAAAGGTTCGTGGGGATATCGAAAAGCAACAGCGGGATTATTTCCTCAATCAGCAGTTGAAGACCATCCAGGATGAGTTAGGACAAAATCCACACGAAGAAGATATTCAAAAACTGGAAGCACGTGCTGAAAAGACCAAGTGGCCCGCTTATGTAGCCAAAACCTTTGAAAAAGAAATAGGCAGGCTGAGGCGCATGAATCCACAGGTAGCCGAATACTCTATCCAGCTGAGTTACCTCGAACTGATGCTCGACCTTCCGTGGGAAAAGTATACCAAGGATAATTTCAATCTCAATAAAGTCCGGGAGGTATTGGATAAGGATCACTTCGGCCTGGAAAAGGTCAAGGATCGTATTATTGAGCATTTGGCGGTACTCAAACTCAAAGGGGATATGAAGGCTCCAATCCTTTGCCTGGTAGGCCCTCCGGGAGTTGGAAAAACATCCTTAGGCCGATCCATTGCCAGGGCGCTCAACCGCAAATTTATCAGGATGTCTTTGGGAGGACTGCACGATGAGTCAGAGATCAGGGGACACAGAAAAACTTATATCGGGGCCATGCCGGGCAGGATCATCCAGTCTATGAAAAAGGCGGAATCCGCCAACCCGGTGTTTATATTGGATGAGATAGATAAGGTGGGAAAAGATTTTCGGGGCGACCCTTCTTCTGCCCTGCTGGAAGTACTCGACCCGGAGCAAAATACCACCTTCCACGACAACTACCTGGAATTGGAATACGACCTCTCTAAGGTTCTTTTTGTAGCTACGGCCAATACGCTGAATACCATCCAGCCGGCGCTGCTCGACCGAATGGAGATCATCGAGATTAGCGGGTATTCACAGGAGGAAAAAGTCCAGATCGCGAAAAGGCACCTCATCCCGAAACAACGGGCCGAACATGGACTCGATGGCAAACATGTAAAAATTAAAGACAATGTGATCGCCAAGATCATCCAGTTGTACACCCGTGAATCAGGCGTGAGGGCCCTGGACAGGCAGCTGGCAGGAGTAATGCGTCATGTGGCCAAGAAAGTGGCCATGGATGAACCTTATAATGTGAATATAACCGTTGCGGATCTGCCCGAAATGCTCGGACCTACCCGCTTTTCAAAAGACATGTACCAGGAAGTTTACGTGCCGGGTGTAGCAGTAGGCCTGGCCTGGACAAGCGTTGGGGGAGACATTCTCTTTATCGAGGCAAGCCGCAATAAAGGAAAAGGTAAACTGACCCTTACTGGAAACCTCGGAGATGTCATGAAAGAATCCGTCACGACCGCTTTGAGTTTTATCAGGGCCCATAGTGACCAGTTAGGCATAAATTCTGATCTTTTTGAGGCCAACGATATTCACTTACACGTACCGGAAGGAGCCATTCCAAAGGATGGCCCGTCAGCAGGTATCACTATGCTGACAGCCCTGACCTCCGTTTTTACCGGCAAACGCGTAAGGCCGTTTATTGCGATGACGGGTGAGATCACCCTTCGCGGTAAGGTTTTACCGGTTGGAGGGATAAAAGAGAAAATGCTGGCGGCCAAAAGAGCCGGCATGAAGGAGATTATCCTCTGTAAAGAAAATGAAAAACATGTGCAGGAGATCAATCCGGATTACATCAAGGGGATGACTTTCCACTACGTCACCAAAATGACGGAAGTGCTGGATCTGGCGCTGGAGCAATAG
- a CDS encoding CotH kinase family protein, producing the protein MMASINKLNNLRPTKKLLYIIPLLGLLFMLFPKPISGQDLFPDSGEVFRDDVVPRIDIIIPQTSLNTMLAAGNEQSDYLWQATFIFDNGTIRDTLENVGFRLRGNTSRYAAKKSYKVSFNTYEPGRKFYGLEKMNLNGEHNDPTIMRSKVCWDLVRAMEVPGSRSNHVNLYVNGNYFGVYINVEHIDEEFVDLRYGTQSGNLYKCLWPADMNYLGNDPNAYKLESGGRRTYDLITNTEQDDYSDLANLIDVLNNTPAQDLRCALDPIFNVPSFLRAMAFDILSGNWDGPLFNKNNFYLYHDPVSGKFQYIPYDLDNTLGIDWFNIDWGTRNIYTWANEGEPRPLYWKILAVESYRELFSFYMKGFLENQFSSAVLFPRIDALKSQITPFVPSDPYYPLDYGFSFDDFNDGFTSELPWYHTSYGLKPFLTNRNYWADLQLDEDIHPIIFNATNNYPGFGENILVTARVTDTNPVASVEVCYSVNGAGFSCLALLDDGQNNDGPAGDGIYGGNLSPVNEMSLIEYYIKATDVAGWQSQYPLCENKKIYMGYPSAPIYINEVMAANETTHTDEAGEFEDWVELYYTGSEPLYLGDKYLSDNEDNPTKWKFNNTWIYPGQFKIVWLDDDVDQGLFHANFKLSASGEFIGIFNNENYGYSLIDGFSFDQQTPDISYGRIPNGTGPLVFMEPTPGASNAPDATENPGFPDPMVIYPNPFNKDFYFLINESEGKPLRWQLTDTSGKVLFEQNQWITSEKVTVETGHLSNGVYLLMVETADGRRQTAKVVKVK; encoded by the coding sequence ATGATGGCCTCTATAAATAAATTGAACAACCTCCGTCCAACAAAAAAACTACTTTATATTATTCCTCTTTTGGGACTATTGTTCATGCTTTTTCCCAAACCGATTTCAGGGCAGGACCTCTTTCCCGATTCCGGGGAAGTTTTCCGCGATGATGTGGTGCCCAGGATTGACATTATCATCCCCCAAACTTCACTGAATACGATGTTGGCGGCCGGCAATGAACAAAGCGATTATCTTTGGCAGGCTACTTTTATCTTCGATAATGGAACCATCCGGGACACCCTGGAAAATGTGGGTTTCAGATTGCGGGGAAATACCTCAAGATATGCCGCCAAAAAGTCTTATAAAGTTTCTTTCAATACTTATGAACCCGGAAGAAAATTTTACGGACTGGAGAAGATGAATCTCAATGGGGAACACAACGACCCCACCATCATGAGGTCAAAAGTCTGCTGGGACCTGGTCAGGGCAATGGAAGTACCGGGATCCCGTTCCAATCATGTCAATCTTTACGTCAATGGTAATTATTTTGGCGTTTACATCAATGTAGAACACATCGATGAAGAATTTGTCGATCTGAGATACGGCACCCAAAGCGGCAACCTGTACAAATGTCTCTGGCCTGCCGATATGAATTACCTGGGCAATGACCCCAATGCTTACAAACTGGAATCGGGAGGAAGAAGAACCTATGATCTCATAACGAATACGGAACAGGATGACTATTCAGATCTTGCCAACCTCATTGATGTCCTCAATAATACCCCGGCACAAGACCTGCGCTGTGCCCTGGATCCTATTTTTAATGTGCCTTCCTTCCTGCGGGCGATGGCTTTTGATATCCTGAGTGGCAATTGGGACGGTCCCCTTTTTAACAAAAATAATTTCTACCTGTATCACGACCCGGTTTCCGGAAAATTTCAATACATTCCTTATGACCTCGACAATACACTGGGCATCGACTGGTTCAATATCGACTGGGGCACCCGGAATATTTACACATGGGCGAATGAAGGAGAACCGCGCCCTTTGTATTGGAAGATCCTGGCCGTTGAATCCTACAGGGAGTTATTTTCCTTTTACATGAAAGGTTTCCTGGAAAATCAGTTCAGTTCGGCCGTTTTATTCCCGCGCATTGATGCCCTCAAATCCCAGATCACCCCCTTTGTTCCTTCCGACCCCTATTACCCGCTTGATTATGGTTTTTCTTTCGATGATTTTAATGATGGCTTCACCAGTGAACTCCCCTGGTATCATACCAGTTACGGATTAAAACCGTTTCTGACCAATCGCAATTATTGGGCAGACCTTCAGTTGGACGAAGATATACATCCCATCATTTTCAATGCTACAAACAACTATCCCGGTTTTGGGGAAAACATTTTGGTTACCGCCAGGGTCACGGATACCAATCCGGTGGCCAGTGTTGAAGTTTGTTATTCCGTCAATGGGGCGGGATTCAGTTGCCTTGCATTATTGGATGACGGACAAAACAATGACGGTCCTGCCGGTGACGGCATTTATGGTGGGAACTTATCTCCCGTAAACGAAATGTCCTTGATTGAATATTACATCAAGGCCACCGACGTTGCCGGCTGGCAAAGTCAGTATCCCCTTTGTGAAAATAAAAAGATATACATGGGTTACCCGTCGGCCCCGATTTACATCAATGAAGTGATGGCTGCCAATGAAACCACCCATACCGATGAAGCCGGCGAATTCGAAGATTGGGTTGAATTGTATTACACGGGAAGTGAGCCGTTGTACCTTGGAGACAAATATTTGTCTGACAATGAAGATAATCCCACGAAATGGAAATTCAACAACACCTGGATCTATCCCGGTCAATTCAAGATCGTCTGGCTGGATGATGATGTGGACCAGGGGCTGTTTCATGCCAATTTCAAACTTTCCGCCTCCGGGGAGTTTATCGGTATTTTCAATAATGAAAATTACGGCTACAGCCTGATCGACGGGTTCTCCTTTGACCAGCAGACACCCGACATCTCCTATGGCCGGATTCCCAATGGAACCGGGCCGCTCGTTTTTATGGAGCCCACGCCCGGGGCTTCAAATGCTCCTGATGCGACGGAGAACCCCGGGTTTCCTGACCCAATGGTGATTTATCCCAATCCTTTCAACAAAGATTTTTATTTTTTAATAAATGAATCGGAAGGAAAGCCCCTCCGATGGCAATTAACGGATACTTCGGGAAAGGTTCTTTTTGAGCAAAATCAATGGATAACATCAGAAAAGGTAACCGTTGAAACAGGCCATTTAAGTAATGGCGTTTACCTTTTAATGGTGGAAACTGCCGATGGAAGGCGCCAAACCGCTAAAGTGGTGAAGGTGAAGTAG
- a CDS encoding OmpH family outer membrane protein, with the protein MNLPAIKNFGIKSIFSMALVAFFSFTASAQRICYVDVNKVLESIQEYQDAQTELDRQAKQWRQEIAQEYDVIKGMYNRYQAEQVLMSDEARKVKEDEIMNKEKEVRDMQKEKFGPEGELFKRRQSLVRPIQDKVYAAIEAYAQERGYDFIFDRSGSSGMIFTNPEFDKTEDILKRLK; encoded by the coding sequence ATGAATTTACCAGCCATCAAAAATTTTGGGATAAAAAGCATCTTCTCCATGGCCCTTGTTGCCTTTTTTTCTTTTACCGCATCGGCCCAAAGAATCTGTTACGTCGATGTTAATAAAGTCCTGGAAAGCATCCAGGAATATCAGGATGCCCAGACGGAGCTCGATCGGCAGGCCAAACAATGGCGCCAGGAAATCGCCCAGGAATACGATGTGATCAAAGGGATGTACAACCGTTACCAGGCTGAGCAGGTGCTCATGAGCGATGAAGCCCGTAAGGTGAAGGAAGACGAGATCATGAACAAGGAAAAAGAGGTTCGCGACATGCAAAAGGAAAAATTCGGTCCGGAAGGGGAATTGTTCAAAAGAAGACAAAGCCTCGTTCGTCCTATCCAGGATAAAGTTTATGCCGCCATTGAAGCTTATGCCCAGGAACGCGGGTATGATTTCATTTTTGACCGTTCCGGGTCTTCAGGAATGATTTTTACCAATCCGGAATTTGACAAAACAGAAGATATTTTAAAAAGACTTAAATAA
- the murI gene encoding glutamate racemase translates to MQSDHSLPIERRAIGVFDSGIGGLTVANAVFNLLPFEKVIYYGDSANIPYGSKTQAEVQELSFKITAFLLAKGCKIIVVACNTASAAALDALRQQWPDISFIGMEPAVKPAAQLTKTGKVGVLATAGTFKSQRYAKLMQAYAQEVQMIENPCIGLVKLIEQRKVAAPETRALLESILKPMEAEGADTFVLGCTHYPFVEPLIREIINEAEHIINPAPAVARQLKRMLEKINLLNPGRDKPVHEFYASGDQATMAWAVEYLTGWEGVKVLTP, encoded by the coding sequence ATGCAAAGTGACCATTCTCTTCCCATTGAAAGAAGAGCCATTGGTGTCTTTGATTCCGGCATTGGGGGCCTTACGGTCGCCAATGCCGTTTTTAATTTACTGCCTTTCGAAAAAGTGATCTATTACGGGGATTCCGCCAATATTCCCTATGGCAGCAAAACCCAGGCGGAAGTACAGGAGCTGAGTTTCAAGATCACAGCCTTCCTCCTGGCAAAAGGCTGCAAGATCATTGTCGTCGCTTGTAATACTGCTTCGGCTGCCGCATTGGATGCTTTACGCCAGCAATGGCCGGACATCTCCTTCATTGGTATGGAACCGGCCGTTAAACCCGCTGCCCAGCTCACCAAAACCGGAAAAGTGGGGGTGCTCGCCACCGCCGGAACCTTTAAAAGTCAGCGTTATGCCAAACTGATGCAGGCTTATGCCCAGGAGGTCCAAATGATCGAAAATCCCTGCATCGGGCTGGTCAAACTCATTGAACAACGCAAGGTAGCCGCCCCTGAAACCAGGGCTTTATTGGAATCCATTCTCAAACCCATGGAAGCAGAAGGCGCCGACACCTTCGTCCTGGGCTGCACTCATTATCCTTTCGTGGAGCCTCTGATACGCGAGATCATCAATGAGGCAGAACACATTATCAACCCGGCTCCTGCCGTGGCCCGTCAGCTAAAACGCATGCTCGAAAAAATAAATTTGCTCAACCCGGGAAGGGACAAACCCGTTCATGAATTTTATGCCTCGGGCGACCAGGCAACCATGGCCTGGGCCGTGGAATACCTGACAGGATGGGAAGGGGTGAAGGTTTTGACGCCTTAG